The stretch of DNA GAAATTCACTTATTGATCACAAACCTGTTGTTATTGTTGGTGCAGGAAAGAATGGAATCGAACTTTTTTCCTATTTAACAAAGAATCCTAATCTTGGGTATAATGTTGTTGGTTTTTTTGAAGATGACCCATTACTTCTAGGAAATTTTGACATCCCAATCATTGGTAGTGTAGATGATTGCATTTCCTATGTAAAACGTCGCAATATTGGAGAAATATTTTGTGCTTTACCTGATGAGGCTGATCAAAAAATCTCTAAGTTAATGAGAGATGCTGACAAACATATGATTCGCTTCAAACTCGTACCAGATGTAAAAGATCATTTCCGGAAAAACGTGATGGTAGAATTGTATGGTCACCTTCCTGTGTTAAGTCCACGATCTGAACCATTGGAAAGTAAAGCTAATCAATCTCTTAAAAGAGCTTTTGACATATTATTTTCACTAATTGTAATAGTAGGAGTTCTTAGTTGGTTATTCCCTATATTGGCACTATTAATCAAAATTGAATCTAAAGGTCCTGTACTTTTCCGTCAGATTAGATCAGGAAGAAATAATAAACCTTTTTATTGTCTAAAATTTAGAAGTATGAAGGTAAATAATGAAGCTAACACAAAGCAAGCAACAAAGAATGACAGTCGAATCACCAAAATAGGCTTATTCTTACGCAAAACTAGCCTGGACGAGTTGCCTCAATTTTTCAATGTTTTACGTGGCCATATGTCAGTTATAGGCCCACGTCCACATATGCTTAAACATACTAAAGAATACTCTGCCATAATTGATAAATTCATGGTTCGCCATTTTTTAACACCTGGTATTACTGGATGGGCTCAGGTAAATGGATTGAGGGGTGAAACAAAAACTAATGCTGATATGAAAAACCGTGTAGAAGCTGATATATGGTATTTGGAAAACTGGTCCCTTATGCTAGACCTTAAAATCATATTCATGACAGTGTATAAGTCTATTTTTGGAGATAAAAATGCCTATTAGTTCTAAACTGGCAGGAAGAAATAAATAGATATACAAAAATAGCTATAGTAGTTCATTATTCTGTTTAATAACAGAATTGAGTAATTCAGAGTAAGCAGTTATTTTAAGGGAGCGCAATGTATTTAAATGCCTCTCATGATGCAAATCTGTACCCAATAAGTCAACTAATCCTTCTTTTAAGAGAATTACTCCTAATTCTTTTTGTTTGCTTCCGTAATACCCTGTCAAAGAGTTAATATTCAACTGAAACTTACAACCAAGCTCTTTAAACTTAAACAAACGATCATAATTTCTCAAATAATAATTATACCGTTCAGGATGTGCCAACAACGGTGTATATCCCTTTGAAAGAAGTTCAAAAATTACTCTTTCGATAGCTAGAGATTCTTGCATAAAAGACATCTCAAAAAGCACATACTTGTCTTTGCCAAAATGAAGTAATTCATTTTGCTTAATAAGATAAATAAATTGCTCATCCAGAAAATATTCAGCAGCAGCATCAAAATCTATCTTAAGGTCTTTACTGGTTATGGCTTCTCTGACTGCATCTCTTCCATATAGAATTATTTCCTTATTATTTTGATACTGATCAATCATTACGTGAGGTGTAGTAATAACCTTCTCATAGCCAAGCTCCTTAAGTGCCCTTAGATAACTAATCGTTGTATCCATATCAGGAGAACCATCATCAATGCCTGGTATCAAATGAGAATGAATATCAACTTTTGGGAATACAAATGGGGTCTCAGATTTAACCTTCTTTTTAAATAAACCGAACATATTTACAACAAACCTGTGAATATAAGAAAAGGGAATGCCAAATGACATCCCCTTTAATATTTAAAGATTGAATCTTTGCTAAATTATTCAGCTGATTCAGCAGCAGGAGCTTCTGTAGCAGGAGCCTCAGTAGCGCCTTCAGCTTTCTTAGCTTTAGAACCTGCACCACGACGACGGGTAGCTTTAGCTTTAACAACTTCAGCTTTACCAGCAGTGTAAACAGTATTGTAGTCAACTAACTCAATGAAACACATTTCTGCGTTATCACCCATACGATTACCAGTTTTGATAATGCGAGTATAACCACCATTGCGTGTAGCAATTTTAACTGCAATTTCGCGGAACAATTCAGTAACTGAATCTTTATTTTGAAGATAGCTAAATACAGTACGACGATTGTGCGTAGTATCAGTTTTTGCCTTAGTCATTAAAGGCTCTACATATGTACGCAAAGCTTTAGCTTTGGCCAGAGTAGTAGTGATTCGTTTATTTAGAATCAGAGAAGAAGCCATATTTGACAACATCGCTTTGCGGTGTGCATCGGTTCTTCCTAAGTGATTAACTTTTTTACCGTGTCTCATTGTTTTATTCTTTGAAGTCTGATGGCTGGCCGAATCTTATCTTCGGAGAAGTCTGAAGCTGATTGATCCTTAAAGTGATAACTCAAACTTCGGACCCCCGACCCCGGACCTCTAGCATCGGTTCTATTATAAATCCTCGTCTAATTTAAATTTAGAAAGGTTCATGCCGAAGGTTAAACCTTTCGACTTAACTAATTCCTGAATCTCAGTGAGTGATTTCTTACCAAAGTTTCTGAACTTTAACATATCAGCAACATCGTAAGTAACTAACTCAGCAAGTGTTCTGATATCGGCTGCTTTTAAGCAGTTCAATGCGCGAACTGAAAGATCTAAATCCTGAAGTTCTGTTTTAAGGATCTTACGCATGTGTAAGATTTCCTCATCAACTTCTTTAGATTCCTCTTTTGCCTGTGTTTCAAGCATAATACGCTCGTCAGAGAACAACATGAAGTGCTGAATCAGAATTTTAGCTGCTTCTTTAAGCGCTTCTTCAGGGTGAATTGAGCCGTCGGTAGCAATATCCAAAACTAATTTTTCATAGTCAGTTTTTTGCTCTACACGATAGTTTTCAATAGTATACTTCACATTTTTAATAGGAGTATAAATTGAATCAATCGCGATTACACCTACAGCAGCATCTGCTGATTTATTTTCTTCAGCCGGAATGTAACCTCTACCCTTGTTAACTGTAAGTTCAAGTTCAAGAGTTACATCACTATTCATGTTGCAAACTACTAGGTCAGGATTTAATACCGTGAAGTTACTAGAGAACTTGGTAATATCACCTGCAGTAAAAGCATCTTGTCCGCTGATTACTACAAAAATCTTTTCAGAGTCACCAATTTCCCCGGTTTTTTTGAAACGTACCTGTTTCAAATTGAGGATAATTTCGGTTACATCTTCTACAACGCCTTTAATGGTTGAGAATTCGTGCGAAACGCCTGCAATTTTAACACTGGTAATTGCGTAACCTTCTAAAGATGATAATAAAATCCTGCGCAAAGCATTTCCGATTGTTACGCCAAAGCCAGGCTCTAACGGACGGAATTCAAAGAGACCTTGAAAATCGGTCGCTTTTTGCATGATTACTTTGTCAGGTCTTTGAAACGCTAAAATTGCCATTTGAGATTTTTAAACGTTATATATAATTAGTTAAGCGTTAATTTACAAAATTGATGGTTATTTGCAATATATTATATTTCTAAACAAATAACCATCAATTATTAACTACTATTTAGAGTACAACTCTACGATCAGTTGTTCTTTGATATTTTCAGGAATCTGATCACGCTCAGGTAATGTAAGGAAAGTACCTTGCATCTCTGATTTGTTCCACTCTAACCAGTTGTATTTAGATACTCTGTTAGCAGATAATGAAGTAGTGATAGCTTCAAGAGATTTAGATTTCTCACGAACACCTACTACATCACCAGCTTTCAATGAGTAAGAAGGAATATTTACAATTTTACCATTTACAGTGATGTGTTTGTGACCGATCAACTGACGTGCAGCAGCACGTGATGAAGCGATACCAAAACGGTAAACAGCATTATCTAAACGAGACTCTAAGAATTTCAATAATAATTCACCTGTAACACCTTGTTTACGTGAAGCTTTATCAAAAATCAAAGCAAACTGTTTTTCTAATACGCCGTAAGTATATTTAGCTTTTTGTTTTTCAGCTAACTGAATTGCGTATTCAGATTTTTTAGCACGTCTTTTTGAAGCGCCATGTTGACCCGGAGGATAGTTTTTCTTTTCTAAAACTTTATCAGGTCCAAAGATAGGTTCGTTAAATTTACGAGCAATCTTTGATTTTGGTCCTATGTATCTAGCCATTTTGTTGTCTTTAAAGTATTAACACCCTTTAGGTGTTAAATCTTAGCTTTAAAACCTATAAATAAAATTAATTAAACTCTTCTGCGTTTTGGAGGACGACAACCATTGTGAGGAAGCGGAGTGATATCCTTAATAGATGAGATCTCCAAACCTACAATCTGTAAAGTACGCATTGCTGATTCACGACCAGCACCTGGGCCTTTAACAAATACTTCGATTTTACGTAAACCAAGGTCGTGCGCAACTTTACCGCAATCAGTAGCAGCTTGTGCAGCAGCGTATGGGGTATTTTTCTTAGAACCTTTGAAACCCATTTTACCAGCTGAAGACCAAGAAATAGTTTGGCCCGAATTGTTGGTAAGGGTGATAATAATGTTATTAAAAGTAGCGTTAATGTGAGCTTGGCCTTGCGCCTCAATCACTACAATACGCTTTTTAGTAACCTTTTTTGATGATTTAGCCATTCTTATAGTTAAACTTAAAAGTATACCCTTAGTAATTCTCTCTAAGGGAGGTGATCAGTTATCAAAATCACTTCAATAACCCTAACTTGCTAACCTACTATTATCTAGTAGCTTTTTTCTTACCTGCAACAGTCTTACGTTTACCTTTACGGGTACGTGAGTTGTTTTTGGTACGTTGACCACGAAGAGGCAAACCTTTACGGTGACGAACACCACGGTAACAACCAATATCCATCAAGCGTTTGATGTTTAACTGCACTTCTGAACGTAATGCACCTTCAACTTTAAAACGTTGATCGATAATTGTACGAATTGCTCCCAATTGATCGTCGTTCCAATCTTGTACTTTAGTATTCCAGTCAATACCAGCTTCAGTTAATATATCCTGAGCTGATTTACGACCAATACCAAAAATATAAGTTAGGCCGATTTCTCCGCGTTTGTTTCTTGGTAAATCAATACCTGCTATCCTTGCCATATTTAATTCAATCTATTAAGTTCTAAATTAACCTTGACGCTGTTTGTACTTAGGATTCTTTTTGTTGATAACATAAAGTTTCCCGTTTCTGCGAATGATTTTGCAATCAACGCTGCGCTTCTTAATTGATGCTTTAACTTTCATTTTATTTATACCTATAAGTTATACGCCCCTTGGTTAAATCATAAGGCGACATTTCTAATTTAACTTTATCACCAGGCAAAATTTTGATGTAATTCATTCGCATTTTACCTGAAATATGAGCAATAATTTCATGTCCGTTTTCAAGTTCTACACGAAACATTGCATTTGATAATGCTTCTCTGATAATTCCGTCCTGCTCAATTGAGGATTGTTTTGCCATTTAGTATATTAATTATTTAATACTTCTTCAATAAATGAGAAAGTTGATAATATATCCGCCTTTCCTTTAGATACAGCTATTGTATGCTCAAAATGCGCAGATGGCTGACGATCTTGTGTAAAGATTGTCCATCCATCATTTGCTTGTTTTACGCGATGAGTTCCCATATTGATCATCGGTTCAATTGCAATAACCAGTCCTTCTTGTAATTTAAGTCCTGAACCACGTTTACCATAATTTGGCACTTGCGGATCTTCGTGCAAATGTTTACCAACTCCATGACCAACAAGCTCTCTCACTACACCATATCCATGCTTTTCAGCGTGTTCCTGTACGGCAAAACCAATATCACCCAAACGCATTCCGACAACTGCCTTTTCAATTCCAAGAGTCAAGGACTCTTTTGTAACTGTTAACAATTGTTGAACTTCAGGAGCAATTTCGCCAACGGCAAATGTATACGCCGAATCACCGTAAAATTTATTCTTTAAAACTCCACAGTCAACAGAAATAATATCGCCCTCTTTTAATTCCGCTTTTGATGGGAATCCATGCACCACTACTTCATTAACTGAAATACATAGTGATGCAGGGAATCCTTCATATCCTTTAAAAGCTGGGATTGCATTATTATCACGGATAAATTGTTCCGCAATCTGATCAAGCTTAAGAGATGTAACACCCGGCTTGATATATTTAGCAACCTCGGCTAATGTTTTTGAAACTAATAAAGAACTTTCACGGATAAGCTCAATTTCTTCTGCTGATTTGTAATGTACCATCCCGGCTTGCCTCTTTCAAATAATAAATTATACAGCTGAAGAAGTTACAGGAGTGCGTCCTTGAATTCTTCCGGTTTTCATCAATCCATCATAATGACGCATCAACAAGTGACTTTCTATTTGTTGTAAAGTATCAAGAACTACACCTACGGTAATTAGCAATGAAGTACCACCAAAGAAGTGAGCAAATCCTGAGTTAACACCTGCCATCATTGCAATTGAAGGCAAAATGGCAATTAATGCTAAAAATACTGAACCAGGGAATGTAATACGAGATACAATCTGGTCAATAAACTCTGCTGTTGGACGTCCAGGTTTAACGCCAGGAACAAATCCTCCGTTACGTTTCATTTCATCAGCCATCTGTACAGGGTTAACTGAGATAGCAGTATATAAGAAAGTAAACAGGATGATTAAAATAGCAAATGAAGCATTATAAGTAACTGAAGTAAAATCACGGAACTGAGCCAACAAACCAGAATCAGCTGCACTCGGGAAGAATGAGCCAATAGTTGAAGGAATGAACATGATTGCTTGAGCAAAAATGATTGGCATAACACCAGCTGCATTCACTTTTAAAGGAATGTATTGGCGAACACCTCCATATTGCTTGTCACCTACAATACGCTTAGCATATTGTACAGGAATTTTGCGTGTACCCTGAACAATCAGGATTGCAAACATTACAATACCTAAAAGTATTACGTTTTCAATGATAAAGGTAATAATACCACCTGCACCATTTAAACGAGTTGATAGTTCTTGTACCAACGACAATGGCAAGCGAGCAATGATACCTACCATGATAATGATAGAAATACCGTTACCTATACCTTTGTCAGTAATCTTCTCTCCTAACCACATTACAAACATGGTTCCAGAGGTAAGAATTAGCACTGAAGATATTGTGAATAATGTAGAATTCACTAAAACAGCATTAGCAGGAACCATGGTTTTCAAATAACCAATAGCCTGCGCCGCGGTAATAACAACCGTCAATATACGAGTGATTTTATTGATCTGCTTGCGACCACTTTCACCCTCTTTCTGCATCTTCTGGAACGAAGGAA from Solitalea canadensis DSM 3403 encodes:
- a CDS encoding undecaprenyl-phosphate glucose phosphotransferase — encoded protein: MTYKYSSYLKGLNIMIDFILVNLSFYLGYATCLSTWEWKSTSDHNWLHIITINLVWYLSSHICRLYNNIFIREAIPTIKVTIKSLFVFGTIMLLLVNNIKEFTLSPYLFIISYIIFNVLLINWKLFFLIKRRPRRNSLIDHKPVVIVGAGKNGIELFSYLTKNPNLGYNVVGFFEDDPLLLGNFDIPIIGSVDDCISYVKRRNIGEIFCALPDEADQKISKLMRDADKHMIRFKLVPDVKDHFRKNVMVELYGHLPVLSPRSEPLESKANQSLKRAFDILFSLIVIVGVLSWLFPILALLIKIESKGPVLFRQIRSGRNNKPFYCLKFRSMKVNNEANTKQATKNDSRITKIGLFLRKTSLDELPQFFNVLRGHMSVIGPRPHMLKHTKEYSAIIDKFMVRHFLTPGITGWAQVNGLRGETKTNADMKNRVEADIWYLENWSLMLDLKIIFMTVYKSIFGDKNAY
- a CDS encoding tyrosine-protein phosphatase, encoding MSFGIPFSYIHRFVVNMFGLFKKKVKSETPFVFPKVDIHSHLIPGIDDGSPDMDTTISYLRALKELGYEKVITTPHVMIDQYQNNKEIILYGRDAVREAITSKDLKIDFDAAAEYFLDEQFIYLIKQNELLHFGKDKYVLFEMSFMQESLAIERVIFELLSKGYTPLLAHPERYNYYLRNYDRLFKFKELGCKFQLNINSLTGYYGSKQKELGVILLKEGLVDLLGTDLHHERHLNTLRSLKITAYSELLNSVIKQNNELL
- the rplQ gene encoding 50S ribosomal protein L17; protein product: MRHGKKVNHLGRTDAHRKAMLSNMASSLILNKRITTTLAKAKALRTYVEPLMTKAKTDTTHNRRTVFSYLQNKDSVTELFREIAVKIATRNGGYTRIIKTGNRMGDNAEMCFIELVDYNTVYTAGKAEVVKAKATRRRGAGSKAKKAEGATEAPATEAPAAESAE
- a CDS encoding DNA-directed RNA polymerase subunit alpha yields the protein MAILAFQRPDKVIMQKATDFQGLFEFRPLEPGFGVTIGNALRRILLSSLEGYAITSVKIAGVSHEFSTIKGVVEDVTEIILNLKQVRFKKTGEIGDSEKIFVVISGQDAFTAGDITKFSSNFTVLNPDLVVCNMNSDVTLELELTVNKGRGYIPAEENKSADAAVGVIAIDSIYTPIKNVKYTIENYRVEQKTDYEKLVLDIATDGSIHPEEALKEAAKILIQHFMLFSDERIMLETQAKEESKEVDEEILHMRKILKTELQDLDLSVRALNCLKAADIRTLAELVTYDVADMLKFRNFGKKSLTEIQELVKSKGLTFGMNLSKFKLDEDL
- the rpsD gene encoding 30S ribosomal protein S4, yielding MARYIGPKSKIARKFNEPIFGPDKVLEKKNYPPGQHGASKRRAKKSEYAIQLAEKQKAKYTYGVLEKQFALIFDKASRKQGVTGELLLKFLESRLDNAVYRFGIASSRAAARQLIGHKHITVNGKIVNIPSYSLKAGDVVGVREKSKSLEAITTSLSANRVSKYNWLEWNKSEMQGTFLTLPERDQIPENIKEQLIVELYSK
- the rpsK gene encoding 30S ribosomal protein S11; amino-acid sequence: MAKSSKKVTKKRIVVIEAQGQAHINATFNNIIITLTNNSGQTISWSSAGKMGFKGSKKNTPYAAAQAATDCGKVAHDLGLRKIEVFVKGPGAGRESAMRTLQIVGLEISSIKDITPLPHNGCRPPKRRRV
- the rpsM gene encoding 30S ribosomal protein S13, yielding MARIAGIDLPRNKRGEIGLTYIFGIGRKSAQDILTEAGIDWNTKVQDWNDDQLGAIRTIIDQRFKVEGALRSEVQLNIKRLMDIGCYRGVRHRKGLPLRGQRTKNNSRTRKGKRKTVAGKKKATR
- the rpmJ gene encoding 50S ribosomal protein L36 — protein: MKVKASIKKRSVDCKIIRRNGKLYVINKKNPKYKQRQG
- the infA gene encoding translation initiation factor IF-1, with product MAKQSSIEQDGIIREALSNAMFRVELENGHEIIAHISGKMRMNYIKILPGDKVKLEMSPYDLTKGRITYRYK
- the map gene encoding type I methionyl aminopeptidase, with product MVHYKSAEEIELIRESSLLVSKTLAEVAKYIKPGVTSLKLDQIAEQFIRDNNAIPAFKGYEGFPASLCISVNEVVVHGFPSKAELKEGDIISVDCGVLKNKFYGDSAYTFAVGEIAPEVQQLLTVTKESLTLGIEKAVVGMRLGDIGFAVQEHAEKHGYGVVRELVGHGVGKHLHEDPQVPNYGKRGSGLKLQEGLVIAIEPMINMGTHRVKQANDGWTIFTQDRQPSAHFEHTIAVSKGKADILSTFSFIEEVLNN
- the secY gene encoding preprotein translocase subunit SecY; translated protein: MKRLVSTLKNIWHIEDLRTRILNTLLFLLIYRIGSYIVLPGVDPSHLKQSAQEGILGLLNMFAGGSFSRASVFALGVMPYISASIVIQLLTIAVPSFQKMQKEGESGRKQINKITRILTVVITAAQAIGYLKTMVPANAVLVNSTLFTISSVLILTSGTMFVMWLGEKITDKGIGNGISIIIMVGIIARLPLSLVQELSTRLNGAGGIITFIIENVILLGIVMFAILIVQGTRKIPVQYAKRIVGDKQYGGVRQYIPLKVNAAGVMPIIFAQAIMFIPSTIGSFFPSAADSGLLAQFRDFTSVTYNASFAILIILFTFLYTAISVNPVQMADEMKRNGGFVPGVKPGRPTAEFIDQIVSRITFPGSVFLALIAILPSIAMMAGVNSGFAHFFGGTSLLITVGVVLDTLQQIESHLLMRHYDGLMKTGRIQGRTPVTSSAV